In Fodinibius saliphilus, a genomic segment contains:
- a CDS encoding DUF4097 family beta strand repeat-containing protein, translated as MLGIYLFFAVSAFSFTGGGVDSVAATENRWEHTGKPYLTKEFSIQGAGVLKTFTANGNIDVLPSSLSNKVKVELYVDRGFSFWSNANNLDNFRITMLKRDKEIIASVERKKRDTGLFSGSVSFSFKIYVPEAMSSELKTLSGDISLAKMHGRQMVKTGGGHISVTDVRGQFKGFTSAGNIEIKDSQGTIFAQSEDGNITIDRSSGEFRLRTKEGRIWSERISGTMLARVEHGDIRAKFIQVGQGIKLETSDGDVDVELPDRAGYELTLQGSRVRFLEAEKVDGRVRGASIIGEYKGSGPPIDLRARTGNVTLKIK; from the coding sequence ATGCTCGGCATTTATCTCTTTTTTGCAGTGTCGGCTTTTTCATTTACCGGTGGGGGAGTAGATTCAGTTGCTGCCACAGAGAATAGATGGGAACACACTGGTAAACCTTACTTAACGAAAGAGTTTTCCATTCAAGGAGCTGGGGTGCTAAAGACTTTTACTGCCAATGGAAATATCGATGTTTTACCATCCTCTTTGTCCAATAAAGTAAAAGTAGAGCTTTACGTGGATCGCGGATTCTCTTTCTGGTCTAATGCTAACAACCTTGACAATTTCAGAATTACAATGTTGAAACGAGATAAAGAGATTATCGCCTCCGTTGAACGAAAGAAGAGAGATACCGGACTTTTTAGTGGCAGTGTCAGTTTTTCATTTAAAATTTATGTGCCAGAAGCGATGTCATCTGAATTGAAAACACTTTCCGGTGATATTTCTTTGGCTAAAATGCATGGGCGACAGATGGTAAAGACGGGAGGGGGGCACATAAGCGTTACAGACGTGAGAGGTCAATTCAAAGGATTCACCTCTGCGGGAAATATTGAAATTAAAGATAGTCAGGGTACTATTTTTGCACAGTCAGAAGATGGAAATATTACTATAGATCGGAGTAGCGGGGAATTTCGCCTGCGGACCAAAGAGGGACGTATTTGGTCTGAGCGTATTTCCGGAACAATGCTTGCCCGTGTTGAACATGGTGATATTAGAGCTAAGTTTATACAAGTAGGCCAAGGAATTAAACTAGAAACATCAGACGGAGATGTAGATGTTGAATTGCCGGACCGAGCAGGCTATGAGCTAACATTGCAGGGCAGCAGAGTACGATTTCTTGAAGCTGAAAAGGTTGATGGACGAGTACGGGGTGCCAGTATTATAGGGGAATATAAAGGATCTGGGCCACCGATAGATCTTCGAGCCAGAACAGGAAATGTAACTCTGAAAATAAAATAG
- a CDS encoding RNA polymerase sigma factor has protein sequence MIKEIIKGCRKRRRESQKKLYKMFYAYGMSITLRYADSRQQATEILNDSFMKVFDNINSYDIERPFKPWLRRIIVNTSINHYHKHKKEHQLVELNIEKDKVSQKQEILSGISYNEIVDMVQQLSPAYRTVFNLHVIEGFKHKEIADLLDITVGTSKSNLSKAKKNLQSIVEKNFS, from the coding sequence TTGATTAAAGAGATTATAAAAGGATGCCGAAAACGGCGCCGTGAAAGTCAAAAAAAGCTCTACAAGATGTTCTATGCCTATGGTATGAGCATAACACTGCGGTATGCGGATTCACGGCAACAAGCTACTGAGATACTCAATGATTCCTTTATGAAAGTCTTTGACAATATCAATTCATATGATATAGAACGACCATTTAAACCTTGGTTGCGCAGGATCATAGTAAATACATCAATCAATCACTACCATAAACACAAAAAAGAGCATCAATTAGTAGAACTGAACATCGAAAAAGATAAGGTGAGCCAGAAACAAGAAATATTAAGCGGTATATCCTACAATGAAATTGTAGACATGGTGCAACAGCTTTCTCCTGCATATCGAACGGTATTTAACCTGCATGTTATCGAGGGATTTAAACATAAAGAAATTGCCGACCTGTTGGATATTACTGTAGGCACCTCAAAATCTAACTTGTCTAAAGCAAAGAAGAACCTACAGTCGATTGTTGAAAAAAATTTTAGCTAG